The following proteins come from a genomic window of Cronobacter muytjensii ATCC 51329:
- the deoA gene encoding thymidine phosphorylase, translating to MFLAQEIIRKKRDGHALSDDEIRFFINGIRDNTVSEGQIAALAMTIFFHDMTMPERVSLTMAMRDSGTVLDWKSLNLNGPVVDKHSTGGVGDVTSLMLGPMVAACGGYIPMISGRGLGHTGGTLDKLEAIPGFDIFPDDHRFRDIIKNVGVAIIGQTNSLAPADKRFYATRDITATVDSIPLITASILAKKLAEGLDALVMDVKVGSGAFMPTYALSEALAQAIVGVANGAGVRTTALLTDMNEVLASSAGNAVEVREAVRFLTGDYRNPRLLEVTMALCVEMLLSGGLAKDDADARAKLQTVLDNGRAAEIFGRMVAAQNGPADFVENYDRYLPAATLSKAVYADRAGFITEMDTRALGMAVVSMGGGRRQASDSIDYSVGLTDMARLGEQVDGERPLAIIHAKSEASWQEAAAAVKAAIKVDDTAAKASPVVYRRISQ from the coding sequence GTGTTCCTCGCTCAGGAAATTATTCGTAAAAAACGCGACGGCCACGCGCTTAGCGACGACGAGATCCGCTTTTTTATTAACGGCATTCGCGATAACACCGTTTCCGAAGGACAGATCGCCGCGCTGGCGATGACCATTTTCTTTCACGACATGACCATGCCGGAGCGGGTATCGCTGACGATGGCGATGCGCGATTCCGGCACCGTGCTGGACTGGAAAAGCCTCAACCTGAACGGCCCGGTCGTGGACAAACACTCCACCGGCGGCGTGGGCGACGTCACGTCGCTGATGCTCGGCCCGATGGTGGCGGCATGCGGCGGCTACATCCCGATGATTTCCGGGCGCGGACTGGGCCATACCGGCGGTACGCTCGATAAACTCGAAGCTATTCCAGGGTTTGATATTTTTCCGGACGACCATCGTTTTCGCGACATTATTAAAAACGTCGGCGTCGCCATTATCGGCCAGACCAACTCGCTGGCGCCGGCGGATAAACGCTTTTACGCCACGCGCGACATTACCGCGACGGTGGATTCCATTCCGCTCATCACCGCCTCGATCCTCGCGAAAAAGCTCGCCGAAGGGCTGGATGCGCTGGTGATGGACGTGAAAGTGGGCAGCGGGGCGTTTATGCCGACTTACGCGCTTTCTGAAGCGCTGGCGCAGGCGATTGTCGGCGTGGCCAACGGCGCGGGCGTGCGCACCACGGCGCTGCTGACGGATATGAACGAAGTGCTCGCCTCCAGCGCAGGCAACGCGGTGGAAGTGCGCGAAGCGGTGCGGTTCCTGACCGGCGATTATCGCAATCCGCGCCTGCTGGAAGTAACCATGGCGCTGTGCGTCGAGATGCTGCTCTCCGGCGGGCTTGCGAAAGATGACGCCGACGCCCGCGCGAAGCTGCAAACCGTGCTGGATAACGGCCGTGCGGCGGAGATTTTTGGCCGTATGGTGGCCGCGCAAAACGGCCCCGCAGACTTTGTCGAAAACTACGATCGCTATCTGCCAGCCGCCACGCTCAGCAAAGCCGTTTATGCCGACCGTGCCGGTTTTATCACCGAGATGGACACCCGCGCGCTCGGCATGGCGGTGGTGTCGATGGGCGGCGGTCGTCGCCAGGCGTCCGACAGTATCGATTACAGCGTCGGTTTAACCGATATGGCGCGTCTCGGCGAGCAGGTGGATGGCGAACGGCCACTCGCCATCATCCACGCGAAGAGCGAAGCAAGCTGGCAGGAAGCGGCGGCAGCAGTCAAAGCGGCCATTAAGGTTGACGATACGGCGGCGAAAGCGTCACCGGTTGTCTATCGCAGAATTAGCCAATAA